In a single window of the Elaeis guineensis isolate ETL-2024a chromosome 4, EG11, whole genome shotgun sequence genome:
- the LOC105043730 gene encoding plasma membrane ATPase 1 isoform X2, whose product MDDKSTVLEAISKEIVDLENIPIEEVFESLNCTREGLTSEAVQERLAVFGFNKLEEKKESKILKFLGFMWNPLSWVMEAAAVMAIALAHGGKDIRGQKKDIDYHDFIGIVTLLLINSTISFLEENNAGNAAAALMARLAPKAKVLRNGKWSEEDASVLVPGDIISIKLGDIIPADARLLEGDPLKIDQSALTGESLPVTKNPGDGVYSGSTCKQGEIEAVVIATGVHTFFGKAAHLVESTTHVGHFQKVLTAIGNFCICSIAVGMVIDIIVMYGIRGEAYRTVIDNLLVLLIGGIPIAMPTVLSVTMAIGSHRLSQQGAITKRMTAIEEMAGMDVLCSDKTGTLTLNQLTVDKSMIEVIAKGVDRDQVVLMAARASRLENQDAIDSAVVSMLSDPREARVDICEVHFLPFNPTDKRTALTYLDAAGKMHRVSKGAPEQILNLAWNKADIERKVHGIIDKFADRGLRSLAVAYQKVPAGIKDSPGGPWEFIGLLPLFDPPRHDSAETIRRALNLGVSVKMITGDQLAIAKETGRRLGMGTNMYPSSSLLGETKHGEIAVLPVDELIEQADGFAGVFPEHKYEIVKRLQARKHICGMTGDGVNDAPALKKADIGIAVADATDAARSASDIVLTEPGLSVIISAVLTSRAIFQRMKNYTIYAVSITIRIVLGFMLLNVFWRFNFPPFMVLVIAVLNDGTIMTISKDRVKPSPLPDSWKLSEIFATGVVIGSYLALTTAIFYWAANETEFFVHIFKVKTFNKHKLDVSNNDVRFDNTEKLASAVYLQVSTISQALIFVTRSRGWSFLERPGLLLVIAFVIAQLVASILAAHATWAFAGIKSIGWHWTGVIWAYNIVIYLLLDPIKLGVRYALSGKAWNLVLDKRTAFTSQKDFGREAREAAWAHEQRTLHGLQPAEPRMFLERATFNEISQMAEEAKRRAEIARLRELHTLKGRVESFAKLRGLDIEAINQHYTV is encoded by the exons AAAAAGGATATTGATTACCATGATTTCATTGGGATTGTGACTTTACTCCTTATCAATTCCACCATTAGTTTTTTAGAGGAAAATAATGCGGGCAATGCAGCTGCTGCTCTAATGGCTCGGTTGGCACCGAAGGCAAAG GTTTTACGTAATGGGAAATGGAGTGAGGAGGATGCATCGGTTCTAGTTCCAGGTGATATAATCAGCATTAAACTTGGTGACATTATTCCTGCTGATGCACGTCTTCTGGAGGGAGATCCTCTGAAAATTGATCAG TCTGCTCTTACGGGAGAATCGCTACCAGTAACTAAGAACCCTGGTGATGGAGTTTACTCTGGTTCGACGTGCAAGCAAGGTGAAATAGAAGCAGTTGTAATTGCCACTGGAGTTCATACTTTCTTTGGGAAAGCAGCTCATCTTGTAGAATCAACTACTCATGTTGGCCATTTTCAAAAG GTTTTGACTGCAATAGGGAACTTTTGTATCTGCTCAATAGCTGTTGGAATGGTCATTGATATAATTGTGATGTATGGTATTCGTGGAGAGGCATATCGAACTGTCATTGATAATCTTCTAGTGCTACTCATTGGTGGGATTCCAATTGCCATGCCCACAGTTCTTTCTGTTACAATGGCCATTGGATCGCATCGCTTGTCCCAGCAG GGTGCCATAACAAAAAGAATGACTGCTATTGAAGAAATGGCTGGAATGGATGTTCTATGTAGTGATAAAACAGGAACTCTAACTCTCAACCAGCTCACAGTTGACAAGAGTATGATTGAG GTTATCGCCAAAGGCGTTGACAGGGATCAAGTTGTCTTGATGGCTGCAAGGGCTTCAAGATTGGAGAACCAAGATGCTATTGATTCTGCAGTTGTTTCCATGTTATCAGACCCAAGAGAG GCACGTGTGGATATTTGTGAGGTTCACTTCCTTCCATTCAACCCTACTGACAAGAGAACGGCACTTACATACTTGGATGCTGCTGGCAAAATGCATAGGGTGAGCAAAGGTGCACCAGAACAG aTTCTCAATCTTGCATGGAACAAGGCAGATATTGAAAGAAAAGTGCATGGAATTATTGACAAATTTGCGGATAGAGGGCTTCGGTCGCTTGCCGTTGCCTATCAG AAAGTGCCTGCTGGTATCAAAGACAGTCCAGGAGGACCCTGGGAATTCATTGGCCTTCTTCCTCTGTTTGATCCTCCGCGTCATGATAGTGCTGAAACAATTCGCAGAGCTCTGAACCTTGGAGTTAGTGTCAAGATGATTACAG GTGATCAGTTGGCAATTGCTAAGGAAACTGGTCGGAGGCTTGGAATGGGCACTAACATGTACCCATCTTCATCTTTATTGGGTGAGACCAAGCATGGAGAAATTGCAGTATTACCAGTTGATGAGCTAATTGAGCAAGCAGATGGTTTTGCTGGGGTGTTCCCAG AGCACAAGTATGAAATCGTGAAGCGACTGCAAGCCAGAAAGCATATTTGTGGGATGACTGGAGATGGAGTCAATGATGCACCTGCATTGAAGAAGGCGGACATAGGAATTGCAGTGGCAGATGCAACAGATGCTGCTCGGAGTGCCTCTGACATAGTTCTTACAGAGCCTGGATTGAGTGTGATTATCAGTGCTGTCTTAACCAGCCGTGCAATTTTCCAGAGGATGAAAAATTACACG ATATATGCTGTGTCAATAACTATACGTATTGTG CTTGGATTTATGTTGCTGAATGTCTTCTGGAGATTTAACTTTCCTCCATTCATGGTCCTTGTGATTGCAGTTCTTAATGATG GTACAATCATGACTATATCCAAGGACCGTGTCAAGCCATCTCCACTTCCTGATAGTTGGAAACTTTCTGAAATATTTGCAACTGGAGTGGTCATTGGTTCTTATCTGGCTCTCACCACTGCCATATTTTACTGGGCAGCTAATGAGACTGAATTTTTTGTG CACATCTTCAAGGTCAAGACTTTCAACAAACACAAACTCGATGTGTCAAACAATGATGTCCGCTTTGACAACACAGAAAAGTTGGCATCTGCTGTATACCTTCAAGTGAGCACCATTAGCCAGGCATTAATATTTGTGACACGTTCCAGAGGTTGGTCTTTTTTGGAGCGACCTGGCCTTCTCCTCGTTATTGCATTTGTCATTGCACAACTG GTTGCTAGTATCCTAGCTGCCCATGCAACTTGGGCGTTTGCTGGAATCAAAAGTATTGGTTGGCATTGGACAGGGGTTATTTGGGCTTACAACATCGTTATCTACTTGCTCCTTGACCCAATCAAACTTGGTGTACGATATGCACTCAGTGGAAAAGCCTGGAATCTGGTCTTAGATAAGAGG ACGGCATTTACCAGCCAGAAAGATTTTGGGCGGGAAGCTCGGGAGGCTGCATGGGCCCATGAGCAACGAACACTGCATGGCCTGCAGCCTGCAGAACCAAGAATGTTTTTAGAGCGGGCCACCTTCAATGAAATTAGTCAAATGGCTGAAGAAGCTAAAAGGCGTGCAGAGATTGCAAG GCTGAGGGAGCTGCATACATTGAAAGGAAGGGTGGAATCGTTCGCCAAACTTAGAGGGCTAGACATTGAGGCCATTAACCAGCACTACACTGTGTGA
- the LOC105043730 gene encoding plasma membrane ATPase 1 isoform X1 gives MDDKSTVLEAISKEIVDLENIPIEEVFESLNCTREGLTSEAVQERLAVFGFNKLEEKKESKILKFLGFMWNPLSWVMEAAAVMAIALAHGGKDIRGQKKDIDYHDFIGIVTLLLINSTISFLEENNAGNAAAALMARLAPKAKVLRNGKWSEEDASVLVPGDIISIKLGDIIPADARLLEGDPLKIDQSALTGESLPVTKNPGDGVYSGSTCKQGEIEAVVIATGVHTFFGKAAHLVESTTHVGHFQKVLTAIGNFCICSIAVGMVIDIIVMYGIRGEAYRTVIDNLLVLLIGGIPIAMPTVLSVTMAIGSHRLSQQGAITKRMTAIEEMAGMDVLCSDKTGTLTLNQLTVDKSMIEVIAKGVDRDQVVLMAARASRLENQDAIDSAVVSMLSDPREARVDICEVHFLPFNPTDKRTALTYLDAAGKMHRVSKGAPEQILNLAWNKADIERKVHGIIDKFADRGLRSLAVAYQKVPAGIKDSPGGPWEFIGLLPLFDPPRHDSAETIRRALNLGVSVKMITGDQLAIAKETGRRLGMGTNMYPSSSLLGETKHGEIAVLPVDELIEQADGFAGVFPGKPYFYFLTILNLSYVFLILLSAEHKYEIVKRLQARKHICGMTGDGVNDAPALKKADIGIAVADATDAARSASDIVLTEPGLSVIISAVLTSRAIFQRMKNYTIYAVSITIRIVLGFMLLNVFWRFNFPPFMVLVIAVLNDGTIMTISKDRVKPSPLPDSWKLSEIFATGVVIGSYLALTTAIFYWAANETEFFVHIFKVKTFNKHKLDVSNNDVRFDNTEKLASAVYLQVSTISQALIFVTRSRGWSFLERPGLLLVIAFVIAQLVASILAAHATWAFAGIKSIGWHWTGVIWAYNIVIYLLLDPIKLGVRYALSGKAWNLVLDKRTAFTSQKDFGREAREAAWAHEQRTLHGLQPAEPRMFLERATFNEISQMAEEAKRRAEIARLRELHTLKGRVESFAKLRGLDIEAINQHYTV, from the exons AAAAAGGATATTGATTACCATGATTTCATTGGGATTGTGACTTTACTCCTTATCAATTCCACCATTAGTTTTTTAGAGGAAAATAATGCGGGCAATGCAGCTGCTGCTCTAATGGCTCGGTTGGCACCGAAGGCAAAG GTTTTACGTAATGGGAAATGGAGTGAGGAGGATGCATCGGTTCTAGTTCCAGGTGATATAATCAGCATTAAACTTGGTGACATTATTCCTGCTGATGCACGTCTTCTGGAGGGAGATCCTCTGAAAATTGATCAG TCTGCTCTTACGGGAGAATCGCTACCAGTAACTAAGAACCCTGGTGATGGAGTTTACTCTGGTTCGACGTGCAAGCAAGGTGAAATAGAAGCAGTTGTAATTGCCACTGGAGTTCATACTTTCTTTGGGAAAGCAGCTCATCTTGTAGAATCAACTACTCATGTTGGCCATTTTCAAAAG GTTTTGACTGCAATAGGGAACTTTTGTATCTGCTCAATAGCTGTTGGAATGGTCATTGATATAATTGTGATGTATGGTATTCGTGGAGAGGCATATCGAACTGTCATTGATAATCTTCTAGTGCTACTCATTGGTGGGATTCCAATTGCCATGCCCACAGTTCTTTCTGTTACAATGGCCATTGGATCGCATCGCTTGTCCCAGCAG GGTGCCATAACAAAAAGAATGACTGCTATTGAAGAAATGGCTGGAATGGATGTTCTATGTAGTGATAAAACAGGAACTCTAACTCTCAACCAGCTCACAGTTGACAAGAGTATGATTGAG GTTATCGCCAAAGGCGTTGACAGGGATCAAGTTGTCTTGATGGCTGCAAGGGCTTCAAGATTGGAGAACCAAGATGCTATTGATTCTGCAGTTGTTTCCATGTTATCAGACCCAAGAGAG GCACGTGTGGATATTTGTGAGGTTCACTTCCTTCCATTCAACCCTACTGACAAGAGAACGGCACTTACATACTTGGATGCTGCTGGCAAAATGCATAGGGTGAGCAAAGGTGCACCAGAACAG aTTCTCAATCTTGCATGGAACAAGGCAGATATTGAAAGAAAAGTGCATGGAATTATTGACAAATTTGCGGATAGAGGGCTTCGGTCGCTTGCCGTTGCCTATCAG AAAGTGCCTGCTGGTATCAAAGACAGTCCAGGAGGACCCTGGGAATTCATTGGCCTTCTTCCTCTGTTTGATCCTCCGCGTCATGATAGTGCTGAAACAATTCGCAGAGCTCTGAACCTTGGAGTTAGTGTCAAGATGATTACAG GTGATCAGTTGGCAATTGCTAAGGAAACTGGTCGGAGGCTTGGAATGGGCACTAACATGTACCCATCTTCATCTTTATTGGGTGAGACCAAGCATGGAGAAATTGCAGTATTACCAGTTGATGAGCTAATTGAGCAAGCAGATGGTTTTGCTGGGGTGTTCCCAGGTAAAccttatttttactttttaacaattttgaatctttcatatgtttttcTGATTTTGTTGTCTGCAGAGCACAAGTATGAAATCGTGAAGCGACTGCAAGCCAGAAAGCATATTTGTGGGATGACTGGAGATGGAGTCAATGATGCACCTGCATTGAAGAAGGCGGACATAGGAATTGCAGTGGCAGATGCAACAGATGCTGCTCGGAGTGCCTCTGACATAGTTCTTACAGAGCCTGGATTGAGTGTGATTATCAGTGCTGTCTTAACCAGCCGTGCAATTTTCCAGAGGATGAAAAATTACACG ATATATGCTGTGTCAATAACTATACGTATTGTG CTTGGATTTATGTTGCTGAATGTCTTCTGGAGATTTAACTTTCCTCCATTCATGGTCCTTGTGATTGCAGTTCTTAATGATG GTACAATCATGACTATATCCAAGGACCGTGTCAAGCCATCTCCACTTCCTGATAGTTGGAAACTTTCTGAAATATTTGCAACTGGAGTGGTCATTGGTTCTTATCTGGCTCTCACCACTGCCATATTTTACTGGGCAGCTAATGAGACTGAATTTTTTGTG CACATCTTCAAGGTCAAGACTTTCAACAAACACAAACTCGATGTGTCAAACAATGATGTCCGCTTTGACAACACAGAAAAGTTGGCATCTGCTGTATACCTTCAAGTGAGCACCATTAGCCAGGCATTAATATTTGTGACACGTTCCAGAGGTTGGTCTTTTTTGGAGCGACCTGGCCTTCTCCTCGTTATTGCATTTGTCATTGCACAACTG GTTGCTAGTATCCTAGCTGCCCATGCAACTTGGGCGTTTGCTGGAATCAAAAGTATTGGTTGGCATTGGACAGGGGTTATTTGGGCTTACAACATCGTTATCTACTTGCTCCTTGACCCAATCAAACTTGGTGTACGATATGCACTCAGTGGAAAAGCCTGGAATCTGGTCTTAGATAAGAGG ACGGCATTTACCAGCCAGAAAGATTTTGGGCGGGAAGCTCGGGAGGCTGCATGGGCCCATGAGCAACGAACACTGCATGGCCTGCAGCCTGCAGAACCAAGAATGTTTTTAGAGCGGGCCACCTTCAATGAAATTAGTCAAATGGCTGAAGAAGCTAAAAGGCGTGCAGAGATTGCAAG GCTGAGGGAGCTGCATACATTGAAAGGAAGGGTGGAATCGTTCGCCAAACTTAGAGGGCTAGACATTGAGGCCATTAACCAGCACTACACTGTGTGA
- the LOC105043729 gene encoding pentatricopeptide repeat-containing protein At2g44880 has product MVTIRTAWPRGGELWSPEEKLCFSLLQRIPSPPPASVAAHLSSLLQIHAFLLRRGFDANLSLLTRLISSFSDLAAASARPLAAFRLLLHARRAFDRRPAQDTVLCNSMIRALVHHRCFRESIALYRDLRRGPPPPLSPPFSPDDHTFPFLLKSCASLAGSSKEPREGLQLHADVIKLGFCRSIFASTALVDMYSKSRDMAFARKVFDGMPQRSPASWTSMAVGYARSGDAGAAMELFTWMPEKDTAAFNAMIDVFVKLGDLNSARQLFDEMQDRNVVSWTSLISGYCKVGDMEVARILFDKMPERNLYSWNVMIGGYCQNRQPHQSLELFRELLSESCQFEPDEVTVVSIIPAIADMGAIDLGRWIHSYARRKGLDRVISVSTALVHMYAKCGDIDKAKQIFDRMPSRETASWNAMINGFAVNGRAKEALDVFEEMHRKRISPNEVTMIGVLSACSHGGLVDEGRRWFREMAAFGIERRIEHYGCMVDLLGRGGYLEEAERMIKEMPCDPNGIVLSSLLFACGCHGDVARAERVMKMASDIEPGNVRNYIMLRNIYAGKKWWGEVEKIKEVMRKFGGKREAGCSVIEVGSRVWEFVSGDRAHPEWEMICGVLGNLQLLMKRKERSKEFDMMATF; this is encoded by the coding sequence ATGGTTACAATACGAACGGCGTGGCCCAGGGGAGGCGAACTCTGGTCCCCAGAAGAGAAGCTCTGCTTCTCCCTTCTCCAGCGAATTCCCTCTCCTCCGCCCGCCTCCGTCGCCGCTCACTTGTCATCCCTCCTCCAAATCCATGCCTTCCTCCTCCGCCGCGGCTTCGATGCCAACCTTTCCCTCCTCACCCGCCTTATCTCCTCCTTCTCCGACCTTGCCGCCGCCTCCGCCCGCCCTCTCGCCGCCTTCCGCCTCCTCCTCCACGCACGCCGCGCCTTCGATCGCCGCCCCGCTCAGGACACCGTTCTTTGCAACTCCATGATCCGCGCCCTCGTCCACCATCGCTGCTTCCGCGAGTCCATCGCCCTCTACCGGGACCTCCGGAGAGGGCCGCCTCCCCCTCTTAGCCCGCCCTTCTCTCCCGATGATCATACCTTCCCCTTCCTCTTAAAATCCTGCGCCTCTCTCGCCGGCTCGTCCAAGGAGCCAAGGGAAGGCCTCCAGCTCCATGCCGACGTGATCAAGCTGGGATTTTGCCGCAGTATCTTCGCGTCGACTGCACTGGTGGACATGTACTCCAAGTCTCGGGACATGGCATTTGCAAGGAAGGTGTTCGATGGGATGCCTCAGAGGAGCCCGGCGTCTTGGACCTCGATGGCTGTGGGCTATGCCAGGAGTGGGGATGCGGGCGCTGCGATGGAGTTGTTCACGTGGATGCCTGAAAAGGACACGGCGGCCTTCAATGCGATGATCGATGTCTTTGTCAAACTAGGCGATCTGAATTCGGCGCGGCAGTTGTTTGATGAGATGCAAGATAGGAATGTGGTCTCCTGGACCAGTTTGATATCAGGGTATTGCAAGGTTGGCGACATGGAGGTAGCTAGAATCTTGTTTGATAAAATGCCGGAGAGAAACCTCTACTCTTGGAATGTCATGATCGGTGGGTATTGCCAGAATCGACAGCCGCACCAGTCACTGGAACTGTTCCGAGAATTGCTGTCTGAATCATGTCAATTTGAGCCGGACGAGGTGACAGTCGTGAGCATTATCCCTGCAATTGCAGATATGGGTGCAATTGATCTTGGCCGATGGATCCACAGCTATGCTCGAAGAAAGGGGTTGGATCGGGTGATCAGTGTTTCGACAGCATTGGTGCACATGTATGCCAAGTGCGGGGACATCGACAAGGCGAAGCAAATTTTTGATAGGATGCCAAGCAGGGAGACGGCCTCTTGGAATGCAATGATCAATGGGTTCGCAGTAAACGGACGGGCGAAGGAGGCATTGGATGTATTTGAGGAGATGCATAGAAAGAGGATCTCTCCGAATGAGGTGACGATGATTGGGGTATTGTCAGCTTGCAGCCATGGGGGTCTTGTTGATGAAGGGAGAAGGTGGTTCAGGGAGATGGCAGCATTTGGGATTGAAAGGAGAATTGAACACTATGGTTGCATGGTGGACCTCTTAGGAAGAGGCGGATATCTGGAGGAGGCTGAGAGGATGATCAAGGAAATGCCATGTGATCCCAATGGTATAGTGCTGAGCTCTTTGCTCTTTGCTTGTGGGTGCCATGGGGATGTTGCTAGGGCCGAGAGGGTGATGAAGATGGCATCTGATATTGAGCCCGGGAATGTAAGGAATTATATTATGTTGAGGAATATTTATGCCGGGAAGAAGTGGTGGGGGGAGGTGGAGAAGATAAAAGAAGTGATGAGGAAGTTTGGGGGCAAAAGGGAGGCAGGGTGTAGTGTTATTGAGGTCGGGAGCAGGGTTTGGGAGTTTGTTTCGGGGGATAGAGCTCACCCCGAGTGGGAAATGATATGTGGTGTGCTTGGGAACCTACAATTGCTTATGAAACGCAAAGAGAGGAGCAAGGAATTTGACATGATGGCTACCTTTTAA
- the LOC105043728 gene encoding 3-isopropylmalate dehydratase small subunit 1-like produces the protein MAPAAAAATKASKTSIYSHKTLSPLFFTPSLRFPTRPYFAKYPSFSRSAPETLLLSTAPRATVTPSSPSPTTYHGPCYVLGNNIDTDQIIPAEHLTLVPSKPDEYRKLGSFALCGLPSTAYPVPFIAPGAEGTRFPIVIAGANFGCGSSREHAPVALGAAGVRAVVAEYYARIFFRNSVATGEIYPLESEETGIWKECNTGDIVTVDLAENLLINHTTGKEYRLKPIGDAGPVIEAGGIFAYARKTGMIASASTA, from the coding sequence ATGGCGCCGGCGGCAGCTGCGGCCACGAAGGCCTCCAAAACCTCTATATATTCCCATAAAACCCTCTCGCCTCTTTTCTTCACCCCCAGTCTCCGATTCCCAACCCGCCCTTACTTTGCGAAATACCCCTCCTTCTCACGATCTGCCCCCGagaccctcctcctctccaccgcccCCCGCGCAACCGTCACCCCTTCGTCCCCCTCGCCGACCACCTACCACGGTCCCTGCTACGTCCTCGGCAACAACATCGACACGGACCAGATCATCCCGGCCGAGCACCTGACCCTTGTCCCCTCCAAGCCTGACGAGTACCGCAAGCTCGGTTCCTTCGCCCTCTGCGGCCTCCCTTCCACCGCCTATCCCGTCCCTTTCATCGCCCCGGGCGCTGAGGGCACTCGCTTTCCGATCGTCATCGCTGGCGCCAACTTCGGTTGCGGCTCCTCCCGCGAGCACGCCCCTGTCGCCCTCGGCGCCGCCGGTGTCCGGGCCGTCGTCGCCGAGTACTATGCTCGGATCTTCTTCCGGAACTCCGTCGCTACCGGCGAGATCTACCCCTTGGAGTCTGAAGAGACGGGGATCTGGAAGGAGTGTAACACCGGGGACATCGTGACCGTCGATCTCGCCGAGAACCTGTTGATCAACCATACCACGGGAAAGGAGTACCGGTTGAAGCCGATCGGAGACGCGGGGCCGGTGATCGAGGCTGGGGGGATCTTCGCCTATGCGAGGAAGACTGGGATGATTGCTTCGGCATCGACGGCTTAA